A stretch of the Sulfurimonas sp. HSL-1656 genome encodes the following:
- a CDS encoding shikimate dehydrogenase → MTPALFAIFGDPVHHSRSPLMHNHVFKRLGYPGCYTRVHLTDGTKLRKTFFDLGLQGANITVPHKEAAYNACDEIRGFAKEVGVVNTIVNENGKLIGYNTDADGFLFAIRNFDNVNDVLILGAGGTARALATRLKQDGKSVHVLNRSAGRLAPFAADGFTTMTWDAFEPKAYDLVVNTTSAGLEDDSLPAPEALLLPLLRQSRYGADAIYGKVTPFLALCAENGLKAIDGAEMLLGQGVLANRFFTRERYEADTIEEVMRESFTF, encoded by the coding sequence TTGACCCCCGCCCTCTTCGCCATCTTCGGCGATCCCGTCCACCACTCCCGCTCGCCGCTGATGCACAACCACGTCTTCAAACGCCTGGGGTATCCCGGCTGCTACACGCGGGTGCATCTGACCGACGGCACCAAACTTCGCAAAACCTTTTTCGACCTGGGGCTGCAGGGCGCGAACATCACCGTGCCGCACAAAGAGGCCGCCTACAACGCCTGCGACGAGATCCGCGGCTTCGCCAAAGAGGTCGGCGTCGTCAATACGATCGTCAACGAAAACGGTAAACTGATCGGCTATAACACCGATGCCGACGGTTTTCTCTTCGCCATCCGCAACTTTGACAATGTCAACGACGTCCTGATCCTCGGCGCGGGCGGCACGGCACGGGCGCTGGCAACGAGGCTGAAGCAGGATGGCAAGAGCGTCCACGTCCTCAACCGCTCCGCCGGCCGTCTCGCCCCCTTCGCCGCCGACGGTTTCACAACGATGACGTGGGACGCTTTTGAACCGAAAGCTTACGACCTCGTCGTCAATACGACTTCGGCCGGGCTCGAAGACGACAGCCTCCCTGCCCCCGAAGCCCTGCTGCTCCCGCTGCTGCGGCAGAGCCGCTACGGGGCCGATGCCATCTACGGCAAGGTGACGCCTTTTCTCGCGCTCTGTGCCGAGAACGGCCTCAAAGCCATCGACGGCGCCGAGATGCTGCTGGGCCAGGGGGTCCTGGCCAACCGTTTCTTCACCCGGGAGCGCTACGAAGCCGATACCATCGAAGAGGTGATGCGTGAAAGTTTTACCTTTTAA
- a CDS encoding SPOR domain-containing protein: MPDEHHNELNDIILNRNSRDGTRKKMLIGVGTLVIVAIVIVIIMGRMSGSAPVQVAHPEVVAKPIPSPVTPAESVNATTPAPEPEAEPAAEAPAVPEMAQPVPIEQSDIIVIDETEPEVVPEPKPVPAPVVKPKPAPVPTPAPAVAGHPAPGDVYIQVGSFSRYKPNRTFLDNIKRSGYEYTFHRVVINGATINKVLVGPFKSRSDAKARLQDVRRKIESGAFIYTIKP, from the coding sequence ATGCCTGACGAACACCACAACGAACTCAACGATATCATCCTCAACCGGAATTCACGGGACGGCACCCGGAAAAAGATGCTTATCGGAGTCGGTACGCTGGTGATCGTCGCCATCGTCATCGTCATTATCATGGGACGCATGAGCGGTTCCGCACCGGTACAGGTCGCCCACCCGGAAGTCGTTGCCAAACCGATCCCCTCACCGGTCACCCCGGCGGAATCCGTCAATGCGACGACCCCTGCCCCCGAACCGGAAGCGGAGCCGGCAGCCGAAGCGCCCGCAGTCCCCGAGATGGCCCAGCCGGTCCCGATCGAGCAGAGCGACATCATCGTCATCGACGAGACGGAACCCGAAGTAGTACCGGAGCCGAAACCGGTACCTGCACCGGTCGTAAAACCGAAACCCGCACCGGTCCCGACGCCTGCACCGGCAGTCGCGGGCCATCCGGCACCGGGTGATGTCTATATCCAGGTCGGCTCGTTCAGCCGCTACAAGCCCAACCGCACCTTCCTGGACAACATCAAGCGCAGCGGCTACGAGTACACCTTCCACCGCGTCGTCATCAACGGCGCGACGATCAACAAGGTCCTCGTCGGACCGTTCAAAAGCCGCAGCGACGCCAAAGCGCGCCTGCAGGATGTCCGCCGCAAGATCGAATCCGGCGCCTTCATCTACACCATCAAACCGTAA
- a CDS encoding ABC transporter ATP-binding protein, with the protein MIECRNVSFDATDFEGEKHPLLRDISFTIEEGEKLVLFGINGSGKSTLLKLLNGLEQPKSGEILYGGEAMDKRYLKANKGTFRRENVLQMQDPNSMLFNTSVYEEIAFGPRTFGFDDVDERVKHFAELFGVTKLLERAPYRLSGGEKQRVLLASLLAVEPKFLMMDEPTAHLDPPTTGWLVELLQEMNITTLLCTHNLSLGRELGTRALVLGPDHTLHYDGPVDALFDDLRILDEARLLHRHRHTHGGSEHTHAHLHDWA; encoded by the coding sequence ATGATTGAGTGCCGCAACGTCAGTTTCGACGCGACCGATTTCGAAGGGGAGAAACATCCGCTGCTGCGCGATATCTCCTTTACTATAGAAGAAGGGGAGAAGCTCGTGCTCTTCGGGATCAACGGCTCGGGCAAGTCGACCCTGCTCAAACTCCTCAATGGGCTGGAACAGCCCAAAAGCGGCGAGATCCTCTACGGCGGGGAAGCGATGGACAAACGCTACCTCAAAGCGAACAAGGGAACGTTCAGGCGCGAGAACGTGCTGCAGATGCAGGACCCCAACAGCATGCTTTTCAATACGAGCGTCTACGAGGAGATCGCCTTCGGGCCGCGGACCTTCGGATTTGACGACGTCGATGAGAGGGTAAAGCACTTCGCGGAGCTGTTCGGGGTGACGAAGCTGCTCGAACGCGCCCCCTACAGGCTCAGCGGCGGCGAGAAACAGCGGGTGCTGCTGGCCTCGCTGCTGGCCGTCGAGCCGAAGTTCCTGATGATGGACGAACCGACGGCGCACCTGGACCCGCCGACGACGGGGTGGCTGGTGGAGCTGCTGCAGGAGATGAATATCACGACGCTGCTCTGTACGCACAACCTCAGCCTCGGCCGCGAGCTTGGGACACGCGCGCTCGTGCTCGGTCCCGACCACACCCTGCACTACGACGGCCCGGTCGATGCGCTGTTTGACGACCTGCGTATCCTGGACGAGGCCAGACTGCTGCACCGCCACCGCCATACCCACGGCGGCAGCGAACACACCCACGCCCACCTGCACGACTGGGCGTAA
- a CDS encoding DUF4198 domain-containing protein — protein sequence MYRLLLMAMTAATLSAHDYWIDASGALQRGHLAADAGEHAHKDEAPQRFPSERYCRRNGTTDEVQGPFGVSERLGTACDSVMVVLHLGNYAKTPYGIVTAAEANPTMVIRSWESIESVKRLNRPADFTPLGKGFELSFSRDPSNLEAGDKMRILATFDGAPKAGAVVAYEGRVVGMTDEAGHINVRIRHAGLQLIRATLREPLRGAPVAERLYNATLNLEVK from the coding sequence ATGTACCGACTTCTTCTCATGGCGATGACGGCGGCAACGCTTTCGGCCCACGACTACTGGATCGACGCTTCGGGCGCACTGCAGCGCGGTCACCTCGCCGCGGACGCGGGGGAGCATGCCCATAAGGACGAGGCGCCGCAGCGGTTTCCTTCCGAGCGCTACTGCCGCCGTAACGGCACGACCGACGAGGTGCAGGGGCCGTTCGGCGTTTCGGAACGTCTCGGCACGGCGTGCGACAGCGTGATGGTCGTGTTGCACCTGGGCAATTACGCCAAAACCCCCTACGGCATCGTCACGGCGGCGGAGGCAAACCCTACCATGGTGATCCGGAGCTGGGAGAGTATCGAAAGCGTCAAGCGCTTGAACCGGCCTGCGGACTTTACGCCGCTGGGAAAAGGGTTTGAACTGAGTTTCAGCCGGGACCCCTCAAACCTGGAAGCGGGGGACAAGATGCGGATTCTCGCAACCTTCGACGGGGCGCCGAAAGCCGGGGCGGTCGTCGCCTATGAGGGCCGGGTCGTCGGCATGACGGACGAGGCGGGACATATCAATGTCCGTATCCGCCACGCGGGGCTGCAGCTCATCCGCGCCACCCTGAGAGAACCGCTCCGGGGTGCCCCGGTCGCCGAGCGTCTCTACAACGCCACGCTGAACCTGGAGGTGAAGTGA
- a CDS encoding lytic murein transglycosylase, producing MKVLPFNRAAAALLLPLLSTALFAYSDCSFKIDAYESICNKAVKAGVSVDYANRYLLDAQSTLRDAQSLRLFSPKMITVHHANEKRANNALVTFVPAMVENLRQYRGAYDEAERRFGVNREVIAAILAKETRLGRVGCTHDAFTVFNTLVRELPADSERNRGLLAMAERNIVSLMDFCYANAITPSDCRFKSSYAGAVGISQFMPQNFYLVESYGEGAGDLQKMEDAILSTARYLHDNASFTALIDWKKFPVMPEVEEAWYDYDFATDNASFAFDKGRNGRTYNCFACGKPELDHLSVYVKKIMRYNNSSNYAVGVLRLAYDAHLLLNK from the coding sequence GTGAAAGTTTTACCTTTTAACCGCGCAGCCGCGGCCCTGCTTCTGCCGCTGCTCAGCACTGCCCTCTTCGCCTACAGCGACTGCAGCTTCAAAATCGACGCCTACGAATCCATCTGCAACAAGGCGGTCAAAGCCGGCGTCAGCGTCGACTACGCCAACCGCTACCTGCTCGATGCCCAGAGCACCCTGCGCGACGCCCAGAGCCTGCGCCTCTTCAGCCCGAAGATGATCACGGTCCACCATGCCAACGAGAAGCGTGCCAACAACGCCCTCGTCACCTTCGTACCGGCCATGGTCGAAAACCTTCGGCAGTACCGCGGCGCCTATGACGAGGCGGAACGGCGCTTCGGCGTCAACCGCGAGGTCATCGCGGCCATTCTCGCCAAGGAGACACGTCTGGGACGTGTGGGATGTACCCACGACGCCTTCACCGTCTTCAACACGCTCGTACGGGAGCTTCCCGCCGACAGCGAACGCAACAGGGGGCTCCTTGCCATGGCCGAGCGCAACATCGTCTCCCTGATGGACTTCTGCTACGCCAACGCCATTACCCCAAGCGACTGCCGTTTCAAAAGTTCCTATGCCGGGGCGGTCGGCATCTCCCAGTTCATGCCGCAGAACTTCTACCTCGTCGAGAGCTACGGCGAAGGAGCGGGCGACCTGCAGAAGATGGAGGACGCCATTCTCTCGACCGCGCGCTACCTGCATGACAATGCCTCTTTTACGGCGCTGATCGACTGGAAGAAGTTCCCGGTGATGCCCGAGGTTGAAGAGGCGTGGTACGACTACGACTTCGCGACCGACAACGCCTCCTTCGCCTTCGACAAGGGGCGCAACGGCCGCACCTACAACTGCTTTGCCTGCGGCAAACCGGAACTGGATCACCTCTCGGTCTACGTCAAGAAGATCATGCGCTACAACAACTCCAGCAACTACGCCGTGGGCGTGTTGCGCCTCGCCTACGACGCCCATCTGCTACTGAATAAATAA
- a CDS encoding energy-coupling factor ABC transporter permease, translated as MHIPDGFLSPITYLPATAVAAGLIFLALKRAELDADKIAGVAAVSAFSFVAMLFAVPMPGGTSVHLGGVGLMAVLFGPWTAFGALSLVLLVQALLFGEGGITAYGVHVIAIAFAGSVSAYTVYRFVKRFSESAALFAAGWFGLVIPAVIVAFVLGIQPLIAHDAGGKPLFFPFGLEVTLPSIMIPHLIAGFAEGAVTLMMVRFLQRYFKGVFDAV; from the coding sequence ATGCATATCCCCGACGGTTTTCTCTCCCCGATCACCTACCTCCCGGCCACGGCCGTGGCGGCGGGACTCATTTTCCTGGCGCTGAAGCGTGCCGAGCTCGATGCCGACAAGATCGCCGGGGTCGCGGCGGTGAGCGCGTTCAGTTTCGTCGCGATGCTCTTCGCGGTCCCCATGCCCGGCGGCACCTCGGTCCACCTGGGCGGGGTGGGGCTGATGGCGGTACTGTTCGGCCCGTGGACGGCCTTCGGGGCGCTCTCCCTGGTACTGCTGGTGCAGGCGCTGCTCTTCGGGGAAGGCGGGATCACCGCGTACGGGGTGCACGTCATCGCGATCGCCTTTGCCGGGTCCGTCTCCGCCTATACCGTCTACCGCTTCGTGAAACGTTTTTCGGAGAGCGCGGCCCTTTTCGCGGCGGGCTGGTTCGGACTGGTCATCCCGGCGGTGATCGTCGCGTTCGTACTGGGCATCCAGCCGCTGATCGCCCACGACGCCGGGGGCAAGCCGCTCTTTTTCCCCTTCGGGCTGGAGGTGACGCTGCCGAGCATCATGATCCCGCATCTCATCGCGGGATTCGCCGAGGGGGCCGTGACGCTCATGATGGTACGTTTCCTGCAGCGCTATTTCAAAGGGGTGTTCGATGCGGTTTGA
- a CDS encoding transporter, with product MKKVLGMAALACAAAWGHHGVPSISLTGVDGPGAPLETTSSTTLPEGSFLGYLKLDHAKYKTYTSAKDGEMERTDYWLYGLGYGATPYLSAYVFMPYYTKALDDATMVSGFHDVNLQLVLGLVYDEGFKLARKNESLDDMEDWHFTLFVNGTLPTGDSERKDGSGALIDPGMQTGFGEPSLMVGASMTKWFGNAFTFVGDCSYNTFFEHTYDDGTRLRFGDEIRVNGALTARVYELPKSRLRLDASLEANYLYLGRDEEDGVGAEATGGSILYTTPGMRLTYKTVSAAMGVKLPTVTDLNEADLQQGSEGKERYRIIFTFSTLF from the coding sequence ATGAAAAAAGTATTGGGAATGGCGGCATTGGCCTGTGCCGCGGCATGGGGACACCACGGGGTACCTTCGATCAGCCTGACGGGCGTCGACGGTCCGGGGGCGCCGCTGGAAACGACCAGTTCAACGACGCTTCCGGAGGGATCGTTCCTGGGATACCTGAAGCTCGACCACGCGAAGTACAAAACCTACACGAGTGCCAAAGACGGCGAGATGGAGCGGACGGACTACTGGCTCTACGGCCTGGGCTACGGGGCGACCCCCTACCTGAGTGCGTATGTGTTCATGCCCTACTATACGAAGGCGCTGGACGACGCGACAATGGTGTCGGGCTTCCATGACGTCAACCTCCAGCTCGTGCTCGGGCTGGTCTATGACGAGGGGTTCAAACTGGCACGCAAAAACGAGAGCCTGGATGACATGGAGGATTGGCACTTTACGCTCTTCGTGAACGGCACCCTGCCCACGGGGGACTCCGAACGCAAGGACGGCAGCGGCGCGCTCATCGACCCGGGGATGCAGACGGGGTTCGGCGAACCCTCATTGATGGTCGGGGCCAGCATGACCAAGTGGTTCGGGAACGCCTTTACGTTCGTGGGCGACTGTTCGTACAATACCTTCTTTGAGCATACCTACGACGACGGCACCCGTCTGCGGTTCGGGGATGAGATCCGTGTCAACGGCGCACTCACTGCAAGGGTCTACGAGTTGCCAAAATCGCGGCTGCGGCTGGATGCTTCCCTCGAGGCAAACTACCTCTACCTCGGCCGTGACGAAGAGGACGGTGTCGGCGCCGAAGCGACGGGCGGTTCGATCCTCTATACGACGCCTGGCATGCGTCTGACCTACAAGACTGTTTCGGCCGCAATGGGCGTGAAACTGCCGACGGTGACGGACCTGAACGAAGCGGATCTCCAGCAGGGTTCCGAAGGCAAAGAGCGCTACCGCATTATCTTTACCTTCTCGACCCTCTTTTAA
- a CDS encoding anthranilate synthase component I family protein, which translates to MFHHTQFMLDQFAPIALYQKLKNAFADEITFLFESAGSSGGKNSIILIGARERLQYREGETRYTNGAGETDVSAVSPFDFLKSYYAAIDTAPYKAVCKSLDIGYADGFIGYIGYDMVKVFEPVLKSYMEKLDDPMQVPDLDLILPKLVVVYSHQNHKVTLLTTLDAMAERFGTLEAEIKGEYDYTPLVPMHNDEGGSFAFTKERFFEMVADSKEMIKSGDVFQILMTNRYTRKANVDPFSFYRILRTKNPSPYMFLMEYEDFAIVGSSPEVMVRLQENELLLRPIAGTRKRGDTKERDRELEEELLADPKELSEHLMLIDLGRNDIGRVAKTGTVKVEDMMHIERYSHVMHIVSDVTAELREDKDMFDLFMATFTAGTMTGAPKIRAMELIAEFEGLKRGFYSGAIGYFGFDGNMDSAITIRTSLVKPGEVILQAGAGIVADSQPELEYLEVQNKLGALMSSLEDLKF; encoded by the coding sequence ATGTTCCACCATACCCAGTTTATGCTCGATCAGTTCGCGCCGATCGCGCTCTACCAGAAACTCAAAAATGCCTTTGCGGACGAGATCACCTTCCTGTTCGAGAGTGCCGGCAGCAGCGGCGGCAAGAACAGTATCATCCTGATCGGCGCGCGGGAACGCCTGCAGTACCGCGAGGGCGAAACGCGCTATACGAACGGTGCGGGTGAAACCGACGTGTCGGCGGTCTCCCCTTTTGATTTTCTCAAATCCTACTACGCCGCTATAGACACCGCCCCGTACAAGGCGGTCTGCAAAAGCCTCGATATCGGCTATGCCGACGGCTTTATCGGCTACATCGGCTACGACATGGTCAAGGTGTTCGAGCCGGTACTGAAGAGCTACATGGAGAAACTCGACGACCCGATGCAGGTGCCCGACCTCGACCTGATCCTGCCCAAGCTCGTCGTCGTCTACTCCCACCAGAACCACAAGGTCACCCTGCTGACGACCCTGGACGCGATGGCGGAGCGCTTCGGCACCCTCGAAGCCGAGATCAAGGGCGAATACGACTACACGCCGCTCGTGCCGATGCATAACGACGAAGGGGGCAGTTTCGCCTTTACGAAGGAGCGCTTCTTCGAGATGGTGGCGGACTCCAAAGAGATGATCAAGAGCGGCGACGTCTTCCAGATCCTGATGACGAACCGCTACACCCGCAAAGCGAATGTCGACCCGTTCAGCTTCTACCGCATTCTCCGCACGAAGAACCCTTCGCCCTACATGTTCCTGATGGAGTACGAGGATTTCGCCATCGTCGGCAGCTCCCCGGAGGTCATGGTGCGCCTGCAGGAGAACGAACTGCTGCTGCGCCCCATCGCGGGCACCCGCAAGCGCGGCGACACCAAAGAGCGCGACCGTGAACTCGAAGAGGAGCTGCTGGCAGACCCCAAAGAGCTCTCCGAGCACCTCATGCTCATCGACCTGGGCCGCAACGACATCGGCCGCGTCGCCAAGACGGGCACGGTCAAGGTCGAGGACATGATGCACATCGAGCGCTACTCCCACGTCATGCACATCGTCAGCGACGTCACCGCGGAACTACGCGAGGACAAAGACATGTTCGACCTCTTTATGGCGACCTTCACCGCCGGCACGATGACCGGGGCGCCGAAGATCCGCGCCATGGAGCTTATTGCCGAATTCGAAGGGCTCAAGCGCGGCTTCTACAGCGGGGCCATCGGCTACTTCGGCTTTGACGGCAATATGGACAGCGCCATCACGATCCGGACCTCCCTCGTCAAACCGGGTGAGGTGATCCTGCAGGCGGGCGCGGGCATCGTCGCGGACTCCCAGCCCGAACTGGAGTACCTCGAAGTCCAGAATAAACTGGGCGCGCTGATGAGCTCCCTGGAGGACCTGAAGTTTTGA